The genome window GAGCCTCGGTCACTGAATGGGACGTGCGTGATCTCGATTTTGTCCCGCAGGAATTTCAGCAGTGACGTATCCAATTATCCTTTGACCGCGCCAGCCAGCATGCCGCGCACGAAGTAACGTTGAAGTGAGAAGAACACGATCATGGGCAGCAGCATGGAGAGGAATGCCGAGGCGGTCAACAACTGCCAGCCTGCGCCGAGCGATGTGACCATGTTGCTGATCTGATACGTCATGACCGGGGTTGTGCCGCCGAGAAAGACCAAGGCAACGAGCAGGTCGTTCCAGACCCATAGGAATTGAAAGATGCCAAGCGAGGCAATGGCAGGCATCGCCAGCGGAATGACCAATCGGAAAAACACGGTCCAATGGGATGCGCCGTCAATGTAGGCGGCTTCAAACAGGTCACGCGGGAGCGACCCGAGGAAATTTCTCATCAGGTAGATGGCATACGGCATTCCGAATCCCGTATGGAAGAGCCAGACACCGAGGAATGTCCCGTTCAATCCCAGTTGAGCATAAAGCCGTGAGATCGGGACCAGCGTCATCTGAAGCGGAACCACCTGCAACCCGACCAGGATCGAGAAGAGCAGGAAGCGTCCTTTAAAGTCCAGCCAGGCAAATGCATACCCTGCAAAGGCGGCAAACAAAATGGGCAGGAAAGTTGCCGGGATGGTCACGATCAGGCTGTTGAGGAAGGCACGACCCATGCCGCGCGGATTGAGGAGGTCGCTGGAATTACAGGCAATATCCGGAGGGGCGGCGCCTGCCGCGCAGTCCTGCTGATAGG of Anaerolineales bacterium contains these proteins:
- a CDS encoding ABC transporter permease subunit is translated as MNRDRINKIINQIPTHFIIIFMILVWVVPTFGLLITSLRPAQAINTSGWWTVLSPPRGSTEYGQYCASCHGADGTALPNANLTDPNLVQHFPRSVQLLVSLRAEINGQPHMQAVPIPESQAAANISSYMRIISGLQSSARFTFSNYIDALVGYRGTSTYQQDCAAGAAPPDIACNSSDLLNPRGMGRAFLNSLIVTIPATFLPILFAAFAGYAFAWLDFKGRFLLFSILVGLQVVPLQMTLVPISRLYAQLGLNGTFLGVWLFHTGFGMPYAIYLMRNFLGSLPRDLFEAAYIDGASHWTVFFRLVIPLAMPAIASLGIFQFLWVWNDLLVALVFLGGTTPVMTYQISNMVTSLGAGWQLLTASAFLSMLLPMIVFFSLQRYFVRGMLAGAVKG